The genomic window GATACGCCTGACGTAGCGTGAAAAGTCAAAAAGTGATAAGCAAAAAATGAAAAAGAGCGCCTAGGCACGGCGCAAAAAAACGCCGCCTGTTTCCAGGCGGCGTTCGGGGAGAGTTCAGAACTCTGAAGCCGATCAGGGCTTCGGAACTTCGGAGATCGTCTTGAGGATGCGGGAGGCGATCTGGTAAGGATTGCCCTGGCTGTTCGGACGACGGTCTTCCAGGTAGCCTTTCCAGCCGTTTTTCTTGAAGCTGTGCGGCACACGGATGGAAGCACCGCGGTCGGCGATACCCCAGGAGAACTTGTCGATGCTCTGGGTCTCATGCAGACCGGTAAGGCGCATGTGGTTGTCCGGACCATAGACGGCGATGTGCTCCATGCAGTTCTTCTCGAACTGGGCCATGAGGGCGAGGAAGTAGGGCTCGCCGCCGGTTTCGCGCAGGTATTTGGTGGAGAAGTTGGCGTGCATGCCGGAGCCGTTCCAGTCGGTGGCGCCCAGAGGCTTGCAGTGGTACTCGACGTCCACGCAATACTTTTCGCACAGGCGGTTCAGCAGGTAGCGGGCCACCCACACTTGGTCGGCAGCGGTCTTGGAGCCCTTGCCGAAAATCTGGAATTCCCACTGACCCTTGGCCACTTCGGCGTTGATGCCTTCGTGATTGATCCCTGCGTCAAGGCAGAGGTCAAGGTGTTCTTCGACGATCTGACGGGCGATGTCGCCAACGTTCTTGTAGCCCACACCCGTATAGTAGGGGCCTTGGGGGGCGGGATAGCCGTTCTCAGGGAAGCCAAGGGGGCGACCGTCCTGGTAGAGGAAATATTCCTGCTCGAAACCAAACCAGGCGTCCGGATCGTCAAGGATCGTGGCACGGTCGTTGGAGGAGTGAGGGGTGCCGTCGGCATTGTAAACTTCGCACATGACGAGCACACCGTTCTTGCGGCTGCTGTCAGGATACACGGCCACAGGCTTCAGCACGCAGTCAGAGCTGCCGCCAGGGGCCTGTTGGGTGGAAGAACCGTCAAAGCCCCAATCGGGAAGCTCTTCCAGCTTGGGGAAGCTGGCAAAATCTTTGAGCTGGGTCTTGCTGCGGAGGTTGCGGACCGGCTGATAACCGTCCAGCCAGATGTATTCGAGTTTGTATTTGGCCATGGTTGCTTGTGTGTGTTTTTCGCCAATTAAAGAGGCGGTAAAACCGCCCCGAGCACTGGCGGCCTCGAAAAGAGCACTTCCCATGCCAGACGCGAGACAAATTTTCCACATCTTGCATTTTTATCCTCCTAGTGACGGCCCTATCTAGCCTCTCTTATCCACCACCTGAAGACACTTGCACCCCGGGTGCATGCACCCAAGAGTACTCCGCACCATGCAAGAAGCCAAAAACACCCAGCGCGCCCTCGTCCGCATCGGCTACGACGGCCGTGTGCACAAATATTTCCGCGGCTCCAATGCCGCGGACCGCTTCGCCAACGAGGTGAAGGTGCTCAAGGTGCTGGAGGAACGCGGCTGCGAGTATGTACCACGAGTGCTGGAGGCCCACCCGGACCAGCTCTATCTCGTAACGACAAACTGCGGCTCGGTGGTCGAGCGTATCAGCGAGGCCAAGCTCAAGGATCTCTTCGGCAGCCTGGAACGTGACTACGGGGTGCGCCATGAGGATCCCTTCACCAGAAACGTGACCTATCGCCATAGCGACGGCCGGTTCTGCCTCATCGACTTCGAACTCGCCACCATTCTCGACGCCCCGTCTCCGCCTCCTGCCGCATGAGCGACACCCAACCTGCAACAGCTTCACACATTCACTGGTCCGGAATGACCCACCCCGGCCGTGTACGTCAAAACAATGAGGACACCTTCCTGGCTCTCAATTTCGATGCCCGCGAGATGCGTTACCTGGGCAAAATCGGCGAATCCCACCTGGACACCGGAGACTTTGTCTTCGCCGTGAGCGATGGCATGGGCGGCGCAAAATCCGGAGAATTTGCCAGCAAGATCGCGGCTGAAAAGATCACCCGGCTTCTGCCCAAGAGCTTCAAGCAGTCTGCACAGCACATGACCGTGGGCTATGGCGATGTGCTCATCGAGCTCTTCCACTCCATCCAAAAAGACCTTCTCCATCTGGGTCGCCACTACGAAGAGTGCCGTGGCATGGGGGCCACCCTCAGCCTCGGCTGGTTCACCCCGGGCTGGATGCACTTTGCCCATGTGGGGGACAGCCGCATCTACTGGCTGCCCAAAGGCGGACAAATGAAGCAGCTGACGCATGACCACACCTACGTGGGCTGGCTCATGCGCAAGGGCGAGATCAACGAACGGCAGGCACGCACCCATCCTCGCAAGAGCGTGCTCACGCAGGTGCTCGGTGCTGGCAGCCAAAACCTGGAGCCGCAGGTGGGCTCCGTGCAGTATGAGCGCGGCGACCGCTTCCTCTTCTGCACAGACGGCGTGATCGATGGCATCTGGGACCATCGCCTGGGAGACATGCTGGCGCAGCACGATGCCAAGGCCATCGTGGACTATGCCGTGACAGAATCCGGCCGGGACAATGCCAGTGCGGTTGTGGTGGAAATCCTCTGATCATCCATCACCGCACAACATCCGGCCACCCATCCCCAAACGGCGCGGAGCAGCGCCCGGGCATCGGCTGCATGTTTCATGACCAACCATGAAACGCAACGATCCCATCTCCCACATCATGTCCCGCAACGTGGTCACCGCACACCACGGTGACCCGATCTCCAAGGTGCGCGCCCTCGTCCGCCAGCACGGCGTCCATCATATCCCCGTCGTCAGCGGCGACCAGCTCGTCGGAATCATCACTTGGAGCGACATCCTGCGCGTCAGCTTTGGCGATGCCTTCCACACTGACGAGCGCACCGTGGACGCCACGCTGGACCACACCCTTTCCCTGGAGCAGATCATGCAGAAAAACCCTGTCACTCTGGCGGAAACCGGCACCGTTCGTGAGGCGGCGGAGATCCTCGCAGGCGGCAGCTTCCACTCCGTCCCGATTGTCTCTGGCAGCAAACTCGTCGGCATCGTGACCTCTACGGACATCATCAAGTATCTGCTCGATCAGTTCTGAGGCGCAGCATTCTTCTTTGCCGTGCGCCCAATGCTGAGATAGGGTCGCCGCAGCATGCCTACGCCTCGGAGTCTATTCATCACCGCAGCCATCCTCGCTCTTCCTGCCGCACTCAGCGCGGCGGGGCTGTCGGAGACTTCCGAATACCTCTCGGCACATCAGGCTCTGGCAGACGGACTGCCCGGTGTGGCAGGGGTCAAAGCTGAGCGCCTGCTCAAGCAAAAAGGCTGGACCCGTGTGGAAACGCGCGAGCTGGCTACATTTGCCGCCGAGGCATGGACGCGTGCCGATGATGGTGCCCGCGTTCTGGCACTAGCAGATGCCTACGACCTCGATCATGAGCTCTTCTGGCGCGGACAGGCGCTTGCCTTGATCGGAGATCTGACTGCTGCACGCACCGCCTTGTCCGAGGAGGGCGCTTCAGCCAGACATCCCCGCAGCGATTTGCTTCTGGCCCAGATACTGGCCTCGATGGGGGAAAACGCCGAGGCACGCAGCGTGGCCTCGGCCTTGCTGACATCATCAGACTCCGCACTGCAATCCCGCGCTCGGCTGCTCCTCAGCGAAATCGACCTCGACGAAAACAGGGCGCCTGCCGGCCTTTCGTCAAAAGACGAGAGTGCCCCCGCACGATTCCTCCGCGCACGCGCACTGCTGCAGAGCGGGCAAATCACGCAGGCAGAGCAAATCCTTGAATCGGTGAGAAATTCCCAGGCTGGCGGAGAGCACATGCATCAGGCCGCCACACTGCTCCAGATGGAGGCCCTGCTGCGCCAAAACCACGCAGCAGAGGCCCAGGAGCTGTTGCTCAAATTTCTCGATACCACCGCAGACACCAGTCTGTGGACGGAGGCCTTTGATCTGCTCAACCGCATCCACCAGGCCACCTCTTCTCAAGCCACGCTGCCAGAGCTGGTGCTTCGCTGGGTCTCCTCTGGCAACACCGCCCAGCAGCAGCCGGATCCACCACCGGTGCTGGCAGCCGCCACGGCGGAGTTTCGCGGGCATGCCCTCTACCTGACCGCCCAATGGCTGGCCGCTCAGAAGCGGGATGACGAGACCCTTGGCATGCTCGAGGCCCTGCTGCAGATGAATCCTTCTCATCCACGCTACCGCGAAGCGATGCATCTGGCCATGGAGCTCTACGCCAGCCACCACACGGATGACCGGGTGCTGGCGCTTGCAGATGCCTGGCGCAGGCAGTTTGGCGGCGCCCCGGTACCGGTTGATTTTGCCGTAGGCGGCATTCTCTTCAGGCGCGGCGAGGCAAAGCAGGCGATGGAAATTTTCCAAAGCGCCGCCAATGTGGCCGCCACCCTCACCGAGCGCAGGCGCGCACTTTTTAATGCTGCTGTAGCCGCCGTCTCCGCAGGCGACTCCGCACTCTACCAGAGCCTGCTGGGCCAGCTGGAGGTCGTGACCAATGGCTCCGCTGGCAAGGACACCGGAGATTCCGCAGCCACGCTGGAACTGGAAAAAGCCCTCTACCTCGCCTCAAGGCGCAGCCCCGAGACCGAGAAGGCCCTGCGTGCCTTCATCCGCACTTATCCAAAACACCAGCGCTTCGCGGATGGCTGTATCGCGCTGGCAGAATGGTTG from Prosthecobacter vanneervenii includes these protein-coding regions:
- a CDS encoding glutamine synthetase beta-grasp domain-containing protein; translated protein: MAKYKLEYIWLDGYQPVRNLRSKTQLKDFASFPKLEELPDWGFDGSSTQQAPGGSSDCVLKPVAVYPDSSRKNGVLVMCEVYNADGTPHSSNDRATILDDPDAWFGFEQEYFLYQDGRPLGFPENGYPAPQGPYYTGVGYKNVGDIARQIVEEHLDLCLDAGINHEGINAEVAKGQWEFQIFGKGSKTAADQVWVARYLLNRLCEKYCVDVEYHCKPLGATDWNGSGMHANFSTKYLRETGGEPYFLALMAQFEKNCMEHIAVYGPDNHMRLTGLHETQSIDKFSWGIADRGASIRVPHSFKKNGWKGYLEDRRPNSQGNPYQIASRILKTISEVPKP
- a CDS encoding tetratricopeptide repeat protein — encoded protein: MPTPRSLFITAAILALPAALSAAGLSETSEYLSAHQALADGLPGVAGVKAERLLKQKGWTRVETRELATFAAEAWTRADDGARVLALADAYDLDHELFWRGQALALIGDLTAARTALSEEGASARHPRSDLLLAQILASMGENAEARSVASALLTSSDSALQSRARLLLSEIDLDENRAPAGLSSKDESAPARFLRARALLQSGQITQAEQILESVRNSQAGGEHMHQAATLLQMEALLRQNHAAEAQELLLKFLDTTADTSLWTEAFDLLNRIHQATSSQATLPELVLRWVSSGNTAQQQPDPPPVLAAATAEFRGHALYLTAQWLAAQKRDDETLGMLEALLQMNPSHPRYREAMHLAMELYASHHTDDRVLALADAWRRQFGGAPVPVDFAVGGILFRRGEAKQAMEIFQSAANVAATLTERRRALFNAAVAAVSAGDSALYQSLLGQLEVVTNGSAGKDTGDSAATLELEKALYLASRRSPETEKALRAFIRTYPKHQRFADGCIALAEWLLLSAPPRIDEAGKALDNATTAAELSPAQRERIGYTRLWIKDASGELKSLVADAADFIKAWPKSPLLPEVRMKIAGAYYRLEDYANARTEFEIIAKEYPETAHADTALYFAAMSATSVMSVEGRARALEIWDELAQKNGPLAVAARRQQALSERLQGNHLAALTALDQVLAMKALDHEQRLTTQCEKAELLLLLGKTEPARLDAAADLLDAFLADHSLSFMWKARAGFTLASVHHDARRDTEALEACYNVLRAAEMTPPASPADYIWFSKAGFFGVDLLEATRQWDAAARLAEQIAQRPGDRSSEARDRATKIRLEHFLWEGPAPTPPKVLKMESPPADKPAPTSASDKGGSKGTKKKSR
- a CDS encoding CBS domain-containing protein, coding for MKRNDPISHIMSRNVVTAHHGDPISKVRALVRQHGVHHIPVVSGDQLVGIITWSDILRVSFGDAFHTDERTVDATLDHTLSLEQIMQKNPVTLAETGTVREAAEILAGGSFHSVPIVSGSKLVGIVTSTDIIKYLLDQF
- a CDS encoding PP2C family protein-serine/threonine phosphatase — translated: MSDTQPATASHIHWSGMTHPGRVRQNNEDTFLALNFDAREMRYLGKIGESHLDTGDFVFAVSDGMGGAKSGEFASKIAAEKITRLLPKSFKQSAQHMTVGYGDVLIELFHSIQKDLLHLGRHYEECRGMGATLSLGWFTPGWMHFAHVGDSRIYWLPKGGQMKQLTHDHTYVGWLMRKGEINERQARTHPRKSVLTQVLGAGSQNLEPQVGSVQYERGDRFLFCTDGVIDGIWDHRLGDMLAQHDAKAIVDYAVTESGRDNASAVVVEIL
- a CDS encoding BUD32 family EKC/KEOPS complex subunit; translation: MQEAKNTQRALVRIGYDGRVHKYFRGSNAADRFANEVKVLKVLEERGCEYVPRVLEAHPDQLYLVTTNCGSVVERISEAKLKDLFGSLERDYGVRHEDPFTRNVTYRHSDGRFCLIDFELATILDAPSPPPAA